One Candidatus Nitrososphaera evergladensis SR1 genomic window carries:
- a CDS encoding FAD-binding oxidoreductase — MTTIGDGLARIAKGEVLSDEWSRQVYSMDASHYEIKPALAACPKDAGDVQAICHYAFSKKVPLTGRGAGTGLLGQSLSDGGLVLDFAKHMNRVLEVGDDYVVVEPGIVKGILDKELKKRNKFLPPDPASSNYCTIGGMIADNSSGVHCLGYGNTIDFIEALDLVYANGSAGHADKNSFDARMEKLRGLLGQSAEMINSSYPRVSKNSCGYRLDAAIRHGFEPHKVISASEGTLALVTSARFRILDLPLHRFLLVLGFEDLLAAVRAVPAILESSPVALEMLDATVLALEKNAETGCLLYVEFAGDNRTQVEAQMARCQQRMMTAAGTRIVEYATDEQSLTRIWAARKGALGNIMKLTVGSRKPVGLVEDTVVRPEMLAAHTENLLAAYRDNNLCYVMYGHVGDGNIHTRPLVDTGSKAESEMIRALAARVFAQVIANGGTITGEHGDGLARVGYIEQMYGKKMTALFKTVKELFDPDYLLNPGKKVPFKSRRNV; from the coding sequence TTGACGACGATAGGCGACGGGCTTGCTCGCATTGCCAAGGGGGAGGTGCTCTCTGACGAGTGGAGCCGGCAGGTCTACTCGATGGACGCAAGCCACTATGAAATCAAGCCAGCGCTGGCAGCCTGCCCAAAGGACGCCGGCGACGTGCAGGCAATCTGCCATTATGCGTTTTCAAAAAAGGTTCCCCTGACGGGAAGGGGCGCGGGAACCGGCCTGCTTGGCCAGTCGCTTTCAGACGGCGGCCTCGTGCTTGACTTTGCAAAGCACATGAACAGGGTGCTTGAAGTGGGCGACGATTATGTCGTAGTCGAGCCCGGGATAGTAAAGGGCATCCTTGACAAGGAGCTGAAAAAGAGGAACAAGTTCCTGCCGCCGGACCCCGCAAGCAGCAACTATTGCACGATTGGGGGCATGATAGCAGACAATTCAAGCGGCGTGCACTGCCTTGGATATGGCAATACCATCGACTTTATCGAGGCGCTTGACCTTGTGTACGCAAACGGCTCGGCCGGCCATGCCGACAAGAATAGTTTTGACGCTCGCATGGAGAAATTAAGAGGGCTGCTTGGGCAAAGCGCCGAGATGATAAACAGCAGCTACCCAAGGGTGAGCAAGAACTCGTGCGGCTACAGGCTCGATGCGGCAATAAGGCACGGCTTTGAGCCGCACAAGGTCATTTCGGCGTCAGAGGGAACGCTCGCACTCGTCACGTCTGCAAGGTTCAGGATACTGGATCTGCCGCTCCATCGTTTTTTGCTGGTGCTTGGCTTTGAGGACCTGCTTGCCGCAGTAAGGGCCGTCCCTGCGATACTGGAATCGTCGCCGGTCGCCCTTGAAATGCTGGACGCAACAGTCCTTGCGCTGGAGAAAAACGCAGAGACCGGGTGCCTCTTGTACGTCGAGTTTGCCGGCGACAACCGTACCCAGGTTGAAGCACAGATGGCAAGGTGCCAGCAAAGGATGATGACAGCTGCAGGTACCCGGATCGTGGAATACGCGACTGACGAGCAGAGCTTGACCAGGATCTGGGCGGCAAGAAAGGGGGCCCTTGGCAACATCATGAAGTTGACTGTTGGAAGCAGAAAACCAGTAGGGCTTGTAGAAGACACGGTTGTCCGCCCCGAAATGCTGGCCGCGCACACGGAAAACCTGCTTGCCGCATACCGGGACAACAACCTTTGCTATGTCATGTACGGCCATGTTGGAGACGGCAACATACACACGCGTCCCTTGGTCGACACTGGCTCAAAGGCCGAATCCGAGATGATAAGGGCGTTGGCTGCTCGCGTCTTTGCGCAGGTGATAGCAAACGGCGGGACGATAACTGGCGAGCACGGCGACGGCCTTGCAAGGGTAGGATACATAGAGCAGATGTACGGCAAGAAAATGACCGCACTTTTCAAGACGGTCAAGGAACTGTTTGACCCGGACTACCTGCTAAACCCTGGCAAAAAAGTACCGTTTAAGAGCAGGCGCAATGTGTAG
- a CDS encoding class I SAM-dependent methyltransferase — protein MPAAWKTRSAEFKKLWGYSVGLYGVWVAHVGRRTGLFEAIAKSPATFEELAAQTSFNPDAVKAWCSAALALGFLRMKGKKLYLPAKTKEILLDKKSPDYLGGQFSYIALRSLEYGGLEDLIRTGRKRETTSLTFEAIVEATDWDHNAFLSAIKNRGGKSHKLHTMLVRGCRVLDVGCGTGTFIEKLLQHYPRSSFVGVEPSEVAAHKAMEMAAGKPAIEVLRETGEAMNFESEFDLVYLGESLYAASDKQAIVSNCYRALKKGGVIAIVEGLLPDDDDNDHKTSSNDDDENRLIMGMQVDFSLQGYRFMTRNEIGTLLKTAGFSKTAFEDFGGSLYLVTAWKS, from the coding sequence ATGCCTGCTGCCTGGAAGACAAGGAGCGCGGAATTCAAGAAACTGTGGGGGTACTCGGTCGGCTTGTACGGCGTATGGGTCGCGCACGTCGGGCGCAGGACAGGGCTGTTTGAGGCAATTGCCAAAAGTCCTGCCACTTTTGAAGAGCTGGCGGCGCAGACCAGTTTCAATCCTGACGCAGTCAAAGCGTGGTGCTCTGCCGCCCTTGCGCTTGGCTTTTTGAGAATGAAAGGCAAGAAATTGTACCTGCCGGCAAAAACAAAAGAGATCCTTCTTGACAAAAAGAGCCCAGATTACCTTGGCGGCCAGTTCTCGTACATTGCCTTGCGCAGCCTAGAGTACGGCGGACTTGAAGACCTGATAAGAACAGGCAGAAAGCGTGAAACGACCTCTTTAACGTTTGAAGCCATCGTGGAGGCGACCGACTGGGACCACAACGCCTTTTTGTCCGCAATAAAAAACCGCGGCGGCAAGAGCCACAAACTGCATACAATGCTTGTCAGGGGATGCAGGGTGCTTGACGTCGGCTGCGGCACAGGCACGTTTATCGAAAAACTGCTGCAACACTATCCGCGCTCGTCCTTTGTGGGAGTCGAGCCGTCAGAGGTCGCTGCGCACAAGGCAATGGAGATGGCCGCAGGCAAGCCTGCAATAGAGGTACTGCGAGAGACGGGCGAGGCGATGAACTTTGAAAGCGAGTTTGACCTTGTCTACCTCGGCGAGTCGCTCTATGCCGCATCTGACAAGCAGGCCATAGTGTCAAACTGCTATCGCGCGCTGAAAAAAGGCGGCGTGATTGCAATAGTAGAAGGACTCTTGCCCGATGATGATGACAACGACCACAAAACCAGCAGCAACGATGATGATGAAAACCGGCTGATAATGGGCATGCAGGTTGATTTTTCATTGCAGGGCTATCGCTTTATGACGAGAAATGAGATAGGGACACTCCTGAAGACGGCCGGCTTTTCCAAGACTGCCTTTGAGGATTTCGGGGGCTCGCTGTACCTGGTTACTGCATGGAAGAGCTAG
- a CDS encoding VOC family protein, with protein sequence MAFKKVGAVILLVSSMDKSVKFYRDTLGLQLKSKSKDWTEFFKDGTVLALTPAKRKSMVSSGTGMLVGFMVGDMDATVKELKAKKVKFFKKPKDEPFGKHAVIEDPDGHLISIAEIKTKSDEGFDMLGMFGTD encoded by the coding sequence TTGGCATTCAAAAAAGTCGGCGCAGTGATTCTGCTCGTCTCAAGCATGGACAAGTCGGTAAAGTTTTACAGAGATACGCTTGGACTCCAGCTGAAGAGCAAGTCCAAGGACTGGACCGAATTCTTCAAGGACGGCACCGTTCTTGCGCTCACTCCTGCCAAGAGAAAGAGCATGGTAAGCTCTGGCACAGGAATGCTTGTCGGTTTCATGGTAGGCGACATGGACGCAACCGTGAAGGAGCTAAAGGCCAAAAAGGTCAAGTTCTTCAAAAAGCCCAAGGATGAGCCGTTTGGCAAGCACGCAGTAATTGAGGACCCTGACGGCCACCTGATATCCATCGCAGAGATAAAGACAAAGTCGGATGAAGGCTTTGACATGCTCGGCATGTTTGGAACGGACTAG
- a CDS encoding class I SAM-dependent methyltransferase encodes MAYDPTKYKQESIVSWNSRARDYHDGWAGAGRGPFRSTKELVDAAGILESDFVLDVACGTGAVSKEAFLRLGPSGMLAGIDFARGALRIAKENVPAGHFVEMDAENIGLRARFDKVLCQYALMFFPEPVRVLGELRRLLKKGGRIAVAVHGTAQGVPYFSTIMEPVLKRIPDIRPEGAPTVHRFGNPKDLENALASAGFANVAVRKFVFDYEAGPFSEYWSDYMATTAAAIRSKIEARGSQVVADIKKEAEEKAQRFVKDGKIRFPWDVLVATATSSTTT; translated from the coding sequence TTGGCCTACGACCCAACGAAGTACAAGCAAGAGTCGATTGTCAGCTGGAACAGCAGGGCACGTGACTATCACGATGGCTGGGCAGGCGCGGGGCGCGGGCCGTTCCGGTCGACAAAAGAGCTGGTAGACGCGGCAGGCATTTTGGAAAGTGATTTCGTGCTTGACGTTGCGTGCGGCACGGGTGCTGTCTCTAAAGAGGCGTTTTTGCGCCTTGGGCCGTCAGGGATGCTTGCAGGGATTGACTTTGCAAGAGGCGCGCTAAGGATAGCAAAAGAGAACGTGCCGGCAGGCCACTTTGTAGAGATGGATGCAGAGAACATTGGCCTGCGTGCGAGGTTCGACAAGGTCCTGTGCCAGTACGCGCTGATGTTCTTTCCAGAGCCTGTACGCGTCCTTGGGGAGCTGCGCAGGCTTTTGAAAAAAGGCGGCAGGATTGCAGTCGCAGTACACGGTACAGCGCAAGGCGTGCCGTATTTCAGCACCATAATGGAGCCGGTGCTAAAGCGCATACCGGACATCAGGCCGGAAGGCGCACCCACGGTGCACCGCTTTGGCAACCCAAAGGACCTTGAAAACGCGCTGGCCAGCGCAGGTTTTGCAAACGTGGCTGTCAGAAAATTTGTATTTGATTATGAAGCAGGGCCTTTTTCAGAGTACTGGTCCGACTACATGGCCACAACCGCCGCTGCCATACGGTCAAAGATAGAGGCAAGAGGCTCGCAGGTGGTGGCCGACATAAAAAAGGAAGCAGAGGAAAAGGCGCAGCGCTTTGTCAAAGATGGCAAGATAAGATTCCCGTGGGACGTCCTTGTGGCGACTGCGACATCATCAACAACAACATAA